In Phyllostomus discolor isolate MPI-MPIP mPhyDis1 chromosome 3, mPhyDis1.pri.v3, whole genome shotgun sequence, a single genomic region encodes these proteins:
- the IL21R gene encoding interleukin-21 receptor: MPRGWAAPLLLLMLHGACGCSDLVCYTDYFHTVTCILETWTLHPSMLTLTWQDSNGELVDEVTSCSLRQSTYNATHAKYTCHMDVFRFMADDMFSVNMTDLSGNHSQECGSFVLADSIKPSPPFNVTVTVTFLGHYNVSWSSNYDSYPLVGKLQYELQYRRQGDPWSLSPGRKLISVDSRSVSLLPLEFHKDSTYELQVRAGPQPSSYFQGTWSEWSDPVTFHTQPEEMKGGLHPGLQYVFLVFTIPVLVYLGLKIRLPCRLWKVWVQVPSPESFFQHLYVGHSGNFKKWVGTPFTASSLRLGPWSPEVLSTLEMHSWCPPLSAAPGLVTTVLPEPVDLLEADRGPEPDCWDPSPCTADSLGSSAYSQEGDRPYGLVSIDTVIVVDAQKPCTCPCACEEDSYPALNLDAGLEPGLDAEDPLLRTKATVLSCGCVAAGGPARLGGHLGSLFDKLKLPFENEAGWVPGPPWGGGLSRGVSDSEEGSPPAVLDMDTFDSGFAGSDCGSPVDCDFAGPRDEGPPRSYVRQWVVMAPPPAGAGPQAS, translated from the exons ATGCCACGTGGCTGGGCCGCCCCTCTGCTCCTGCTGATGCTCCACGGCG cctgTGGCTGCTCAGACCTCGTCTGCTACACTGATTACTTCCACACGGTCACCTGCATCCTGGAGACATGGACCCTCCACCCCAGCATGCTCACCCTCACCTG GCAAGACTCGAATGGAGAGTTGGTGGATGAGGTCACCTCTTGCAGCCTCCGCCAGTCCACCTACAATGCCACACATGCAAAATACACGTGCCACATGGATGTGTTCCGCTTCATGGCCGACGACATGTTCAGCGTCAACATGACAGACCTGTCTGGGAACCACTCCCAGGAGTGTGGCAGCTTTGTCCTGGCCGATAGCA tcaaaCCATCTCCTCCTTTCAATGTGACCGTGACTGTGACCTTCCTGGGACATTATAACGTCTCCTGGAGCTCCAATTACGATTCGTACCCGCTCGTGGGCAAACTTCAGTATGAGCTGCAGTACAGGCGGCAGGGAGACCCCTGGAGCCTG AGTCCAGGGAGAAAGCTGATCTCAGTGGATTCAAGAagtgtctccctccttcccctggagTTCCACAAAGACTCCACCTACGAGCTGCAGGTGCGagcagggccccagcccagctcctacTTCCAGGGCACCTGGAGTGAGTGGAGTGACCCGGTCACCTTTCACACCCAGCCAGAAG AGATGAAAGGAGGCTTGCACCCTGGCCTGCAGTACGTCTTCCTGGTCTTCACTATCCCTGTCCTTGTCTACTTAGGTCTGAAGATCCGCCTGCCTTGCAG GCTGTGGAAGGTGTGGGTGCAGGTGCCCAGCCCAGAGTCATTCTTCCAGCACCTGTATGTGGGCCACAGCGGAAACTTCAAG AAGTGGGTGGGCACACCCTTCACTGCCTCGAGCCTGCGGCTGGGCCCCTGGAGCCCAGAGGTGCTCTCGACCCTGGAGATGCACAGTTGGTGCCCGCCGCTCAGTGCGGCCCCGGGGCTGGTGACCACGGTGCTGCCAGAGCCTGTGGATCTGCTGGAGGCCGACAGGGGGCCCGAGCCGGACTGCTGggaccccagcccctgcaccGCAGACAGCTTGGGCAGCTCAGCATACAGCCAGGAGGGAGACCGGCCGTACGGCCTGGTCTCCATCGACACAGTGATCGTGGTGGATGCACAGAAGCCGTGCACCTGTCCCTGTGCCTGTGAAGAAGACAGCTATCCGGCCTTGAACCTGGATGCAGGCCTGGAGCCTGGCCTGGACGCCGAGGACCCGCTCTTGCGCACCAAGGCCACGGTCCTGTCTTGTGGCTGTGTGGCAGCTGGTGGCCCTGCCAGGCTTGGGGGCCACCTGGGCAGCCTCTTCGACAAACTAAAGCTGCCCTTTGAAAATGAGGCCGGTTGGGTGCCCGGGCCACCTTGGGGTGGCGGGCTGTCCAGAGGGGTGTCCGACAGCGAGGAAGGCTCGCCCCCTGCTGTCCTGGACATGGACACCTTTGACAGCGGCTTTGCGGGCTCGGACTGCGGCAGCCCTGTGGACTGTGACTTTGCCGGCCCCAGGGACGAGGGGCCCCCGAGGAGCTACGTCCGACAGTGGGTGGTCATGGCCCCTCCGCCTGCAGGAGCCGGGCCCCAGGCCAGCTAG